The DNA region GGACTGCCTGTCCAAGGCCGCCGGCGACAAGGTGCACGCCATTCGCCTGTACATGCACGAGACCGGCACCGACCTGGAACGGGCTCGCAAGGTCATCGAATCGAACATGGTGATGGGCTGGTAAGCGCTTTGCGCTGTGCCTTGGCGCGGTCACTTGCTTGCAAGCGCCGCGCACCGAGTGCAGGCCCGACGCACTTCGTGATCGAATGCAGGCCCGCGGCTTGCCCCCGCGGGCCTGTTGTACTGAATGCCTGGGCTTTATGAACCGCCGAGGGTCGTTGCGTTGGCCACCGTCGAACTCTGGCACTGGATCGCCTTCGGCGTCTTCCTGGTTGCCGTGCTGGTGCTGGACCTGGGCGTGTTTCATCGCCATTCGCGCGAGATGACCCTCCGCGAGGCCGGCGTCTGGACGGCCATCTGGTGCACGTTGGCCCTGTTGTTCAACGGCCTGCTTTACGCCTGGCAGGGGCGCCAAGCGGCCAGCGAGTTTCTGACCGGGTATTTGATCGAATGGGCGTTGTCGATGGACAACGTCTTCGTGTTCGCGGTGATCTTCGGTTATTTCCGCGTGCCGCTGAAATACCAGTACCGCGTGCTGTTCTGGGGCATTCTGGCCGCCGTGCTGCTACGGATGTCGTTCATCCTCGTTGGCACCGGCGCCGTGCAATATGGCATCGTCGTGCTGGGCTTCGGGCTGTTCCTGATCTACACCGGCATCAAGCTGGCGTTCCAGGACGAGGCCCCCGAAATGGAGAACAACATCGTCGTCCGCTGGACGCGGAGAATCTTTCGCGTGTCGCTGGGCGACCACGGCGACAAGTTCTTCGTCCGCGAAAACGGCGCGCTGATGGTCACGCCGCTGTTCAT from Pirellulales bacterium includes:
- a CDS encoding TerC family protein; translated protein: MATVELWHWIAFGVFLVAVLVLDLGVFHRHSREMTLREAGVWTAIWCTLALLFNGLLYAWQGRQAASEFLTGYLIEWALSMDNVFVFAVIFGYFRVPLKYQYRVLFWGILAAVLLRMSFILVGTGAVQYGIVVLGFGLFLIYTGIKLAFQDEAPEMENNIVVRWTRRIFRVSLGDHGDKFFVRENGALMVTPLFIVLIVVNVIDVMFAVDSVPAIIAVVSRHEPYFQFVVFTSNVFAILGLRALYFLLAGIMDMFRYLNYGLSAILCFVGGKMIVEQVFGHPDQWPANWIWPPEPGQTVEHHGEHIITPEVSLVVIVSILAIAIAASVVVKRREDRLLASGKHQPAEPPPQPAEHT